The sequence TCGGCCACCGCGGCCGGGGCGATCTCGCCTTCATACGGACAGCCGAGCACGCAGGACACATAGCCGCGCACCTTGATGCCGGCCGCCCGGGCCGCCGCCATCACCGGTTCGAAGCGGGCCAGCGACTCGGCGATGGAGCAGTTGATGTTCTTCTGGCTGAAGGACTCGGAGGCCGCACCGAACACCGCCACCTCGTCGGCGCCGGCGGTCAGCGCCGCCTCGAAGCCCTTGAGGTTCGGCGTCAGCACCGGGTAGCCCACGCCGGGCAGGCGCTGGATGCGCGCCATCACCTCGGCGTTGTCGCCCATCTGCGGCACCCATTTGGGCGACACGAAGGAGGTGGCCTCGATGGTCTTCAGCCCGGCCGCGCCGAGCCGGGCAATGAGCTCGACCTTGACCGCTGTATCGATCACCTGCTTCTCGTTCTGCAGCCCGTCACGCGGGCCGACGTTGACGATTCTGACCTTCGTTGGGATGGCCATCAGTTTTTCCTTTGTCATCTCATCCAATCCATGCGGTCGGACGTAGGGCGGGTTTCAACCCGCCACACCCACTGCAATCAGCGCGGCCGGATGAATCCGGCCCTACGCCTTCACCTCGAACTCGACCAGCTCGTCGCCATCGCCCACCTGGTCGCCCACCGCGAAGCGGAAGGCCTTGACCGTGCCGGCGGCCGGGGCGTTGATGGTGTGTTCCATCTTCATGGCTTCGAGAATCAGCAGCGGCGCGCCCTTCTCCACCGCGGCACCGGCCTGGGCGATGAGCGAGATCACCTTGCCCGGCATCGGCGCCAGCAGACCGCCTTCGGCACCACCGCCCTCGCCGGCGAAGTGCAGCGGGTCGACATTGGACAGCTGCCAGGCGCGCCCGTGCAGGAACACATGGCGCTTTTCGTTGGCGGCCACCACGGTGGCGTCCATGCGCATGCCGTCGAGCTCGACGCGCAGCAGGCCGCGGTCGTTGAGCTCGCCACGCGCTTCGACCGACTTGCCGTCCACCGTCAGCGTGTAGCCGTCGGCGCGGTAGGCCACATTGACGGCCTTCTGGTCCTCGCCGAGTCGGAAGATCAGGTCGCGCTTGGCCGAGGCGTTGAGGCGCCAGCCGTCGCGGGCATGCCAGGGCGAGAGCGGGTCTTCGTCGCGGCGGGCGCGGGCCGCGCCACGGTTGGCCTCGCGCAGCAGTTCGGCCAGTGCAGCCACCTGCCAGACTTCAGCCGGCGTGGCCTTGGCCTCGGGGAAGAGATAGGCCTTTTCGCGCTCGATCAGGCCGGTGTCGAGGTCGGCGTTGGCAAAGGCCGGGCAGGCGGTCAGGCGCGACAGGAAGCTGATGTTGTTCGACACGCCGACCACACGGTACTCTGCCAGCGCCTGCAGCATGCGCGCCAGGGCGCGGTCGCGGTTCTGGTCCCAGACGATGAGCTTGGCGATCATCGGGTCGTAGTGCGGGCTGATCTCGTCGCCCTCTTCAACGCCGGTATCGACCCGCACATGCAGGTTCTCGGCCGGCGGCGACAGGTGCAGGAGCGCGCCGGTCGAGGGCAAAAAGCCCTTGTCCGGGTCTTCGGCATAGATGCGCGCTTCGAGGGCGTGCCCGCGGATCTGCAGTTGCTCCTGCGCCAGCGGCAGCGGTTCGCCGGAGGCGACGCGCAGCTGCCATTCGACCAGATCGAGGCCGGTGATCATCTCGGTGACCGGATGCTCCACCTGCAGGCGGGTGTTCATCTCCATGAAGTAGAAGGAGCCATCCTGGTTGGCGATGAACTCCACCGTGCCGGCACCGACATAGCCCACGGCCTTGGCGGCATCGACGGCGGCCTGGCCCATGGCGGCACGGCGCTCGGGCGTCATGCCCGGCGCGGGGGCTTCCTCAAGCACCTTCTGGTGGCGGCGCTGCACCGAGCAGTCGCGCTCGAACAGGTACACGCAGTTGCCCTGGGTGTCGCCGAACACCTGGATCTCGATGTGGCGCGGGCGGGTGATGTACTTCTCGATCAGCACATGGTCGTCGCCAAAGCTGGAGATGGCCTCGCGCTTGCACGAGCCGAGCAGGTCGAGGAAGTCCTCGGCCCTCTCGACCAGGCGCATGCCCTTGCCGCCCCCACCGGCGGCCGCCTTGATCAGCACCGGGTAGCCAATGCCGTCGGCCTCGCGCTTGAGCAGCTCGGGGTCCTGGTCGTCGCCGTGGTAGCCCGGGGTCAGCGGCACACCGGCCGCCCCCATGATTTTCTTGGCCTCGGACTTGGAGCCCATGGCCTGGATGGCGGCCACCGGCGGGCCGATGAAGACCACACCGGCCTCATCGCAGGCGTGGCAGAAGTCTTCGTTCTCGGACAGGAAGCCGTAGCCCGGGTGGATCGCCTGCGCGCCGGTCTGCTTCGCC comes from Denitromonas sp. and encodes:
- a CDS encoding acetyl/propionyl/methylcrotonyl-CoA carboxylase subunit alpha — encoded protein: MFEKILIANRGEIACRVIKTARRMGIKTVAVYSEADANARHVRLADEAVLIGPAAAKESYLVIDKIIAAAKQTGAQAIHPGYGFLSENEDFCHACDEAGVVFIGPPVAAIQAMGSKSEAKKIMGAAGVPLTPGYHGDDQDPELLKREADGIGYPVLIKAAAGGGGKGMRLVERAEDFLDLLGSCKREAISSFGDDHVLIEKYITRPRHIEIQVFGDTQGNCVYLFERDCSVQRRHQKVLEEAPAPGMTPERRAAMGQAAVDAAKAVGYVGAGTVEFIANQDGSFYFMEMNTRLQVEHPVTEMITGLDLVEWQLRVASGEPLPLAQEQLQIRGHALEARIYAEDPDKGFLPSTGALLHLSPPAENLHVRVDTGVEEGDEISPHYDPMIAKLIVWDQNRDRALARMLQALAEYRVVGVSNNISFLSRLTACPAFANADLDTGLIEREKAYLFPEAKATPAEVWQVAALAELLREANRGAARARRDEDPLSPWHARDGWRLNASAKRDLIFRLGEDQKAVNVAYRADGYTLTVDGKSVEARGELNDRGLLRVELDGMRMDATVVAANEKRHVFLHGRAWQLSNVDPLHFAGEGGGAEGGLLAPMPGKVISLIAQAGAAVEKGAPLLILEAMKMEHTINAPAAGTVKAFRFAVGDQVGDGDELVEFEVKA
- a CDS encoding hydroxymethylglutaryl-CoA lyase, whose translation is MAIPTKVRIVNVGPRDGLQNEKQVIDTAVKVELIARLGAAGLKTIEATSFVSPKWVPQMGDNAEVMARIQRLPGVGYPVLTPNLKGFEAALTAGADEVAVFGAASESFSQKNINCSIAESLARFEPVMAAARAAGIKVRGYVSCVLGCPYEGEIAPAAVAEVAATLFDMGCYEISLGDTIGTGTPGKTRRMLEAVAARVPVGKLAGHYHDTYGQALANIYASLETGVAVFDASVGGLGGCPYAAGASGNVASEDVVYLLDGLGIDTGIDLNRLVDTAAWISAQLGREPGSKVARAVLAKRGACV